The Rhizobiaceae bacterium genome contains the following window.
GCGCGCCGCGACAATCCTTGCAGGGCTGGGCTTCGATGAGGAAGCGCAGAAGCGCCCCGCCTCGTCCTTTTCCGGCGGCTGGCGCATGCGCGTCGCGCTCGCCGCTGTCCTGTTCTCGCAGCCCGACCTGCTGCTGCTGGACGAGCCGACCAACTATCTCGACCTTGAAGGCACGCTCTGGCTGGAAAATTATATCAGCCGCTATCCGCATACAGTGCTGCTCATCAGCCACGACCGCGACCTGCTGAACCGCGCCGTCGATTCAATCGTGCATCTCGACCAGAAAAAGCTGACCTTCTGGCGTGGCGGCTACGACCAGTTTGAGCGCCAGCGCGCCGAGAAGCTGGTGCTTCAGGAAAAGAGCCGCGTCAAACAGGAGGCGCGGCGCAAGCACCTGCAATCCTTCGTGGACCGCTTTCGCGCCAAGGCTTCCAAGGCGCGGCAGGCGCAGTCGCGCATCAAGGCGTTGGAGCGGATGGAAACCATCGCCGCCGTCATGGACGATACGGTCGCGCCATTCAGCTTTCCCGAGCCGGTCAAGACCGTGGCTTCGCCCATCATCGCCATCGACAAGGCGGCGGTCGGATATGCGCCCGGCGAGCCGATCCTCAGGCACCTCTCGCTGCGCATCGACGCCGACGACCGCATTGCGCTGCTCGGTGCGAACGGCAACGGCAAGTCCACCTTCGCCAAGCTTTTGGCCGGGAGGCTGAAACCGGAATCGGGAACGATGACGGTTGCGCCGGGGCTGAAAGTCTCAATTTTCGCGCAGCACCAGCTCGATGACCTGCGCCCAGAGGAAAACGCCTACGAGCATGTGCGCCGTATGATGCCGGACGCGCCGGAGCCCAAAGTGCGCGCCCGCGTCGCGCAGTTCGGGCTCGCGACGGAGAAAATGAACACGCCCGCAAAGGACCTGTCCGGCGGCGAAAAGGCGCGTCTGCTGATGGGGCTGGCGGCGTTCGACGGGCCGAACCTGTTCATTCTCGACGAGCCGACCAACCATCTCGACATCGACAGTCGCGAGGCGTTGGTCCACGCGCTGAACGATTTTCCCGGTGCGGTGATGCTGATCTCGCACGACCGCCACCTGATCGAGGCGACCGTGGACCGGCTCTGGCTGGTCAAGGAGGGTGTGGTGCGGCCTTATGACGGCGACCTCTCCGACTATCGCACGGAGGTGACCGGCGTGGCGGCGGATCGCCGGGAGCGGCGTGAGGCTGACAAGGCATCGAAGGCCGACCGTCGGCGCGAGGCTGCCGCGCGGCGGCAGGCGCTGGAGCCGCTGGCGAAGGAAATTCGCGCCACGGAAGGGCTGATAGAGCGGCTGCGCAAGCGCATCGACGCGATCGAGGACGAGCTTGCCAATCCGGCTCTCTACGACAAGGACCCGGTCGGCGCGACGCGGCTCGCGAAAGAGCGCTCTCAGCTTGGCGCGCAGCTTGAGTCGAATGAAGAACGCTGGCTGACGCTTTCGACAGAATATGAGGAAGGCATCGCGGAATAGAACGACAGCTCCGCAATTGTTTTCCTTCTTCCTTGTGGGAGAAGGTTATCCGGCGCGCAGCAGCCTGACGGCCTCGTCGCGTCCAAACAGGTAAAGCAGGAGCCGGATCGCCTCGCCGCGCGGAGACAGCAGGTCCGGGTCGCTGGATAGCAGCAGGCGTGCATCGTCCCGCGCGACTTCCAGCAAATCGGCATGATGCTCGATCCGCGCCACCTGGAATCCCGGCGTGCCGGATTGGCGCGTACCCAGCAACTCGCCTTCGCCGCGCAGCTTCAGGTCTTCCTCGGCGATGATGAAGCCGTCTTCCGTCTCGCGCATGACCGACATCCGCCGCTTTGCTGTCTCGCCAAGCGGCTCCTTGTAGAGCAACACGCAAGAAGAGGGCTTCGAGCCGCGCCCGACGCGCCCGCGCAACTGGTGCAACTGCGCGAGCCCGAAGCGTTCGGCATGTTCGATCACCATGATCGTCGCGTCGGGCACGTCCACGCCGACCTCGATCACGGTCGTCGCCACCAGCACGCGCGTCTCGCCGTCCTTGAAGGCGCGCATCGCCTCGTCCTTCTCAGCGCCTTTCATCCGCCCGTGAACCAGCCCGATGCGCTCTCCGAACACCGGCTTGAGTGAGGCGAAACGGTCCTCGGCGGACATTAGCTTGATTTCCTCGGATTCCTCCACCAGAGGACAGATCCAGTAGACTTTCTGGCCCGCCGCGACGGCTTCGGTCATGCGTCCCACCAGCTCGTCCAGCCGGTTCATCGACATGGTGACCGTGCGGATGGGCTGGCGACCGGCGGGCTTTTCCGTCAGCCGCGACACGTCCATGTCGCCAAAGGCCGTCAGCACCAGCGTGCGCGGAATGGGGGTCGCGGTCATCACCAGAAGGTCCGGCGCGCTGCCCTTGGCCGAGATGGCAAGCCGCTGGTGGACGCCGAACCGATGCTGCTCGTCCACGACTGCAAGCGCGAGGTCGCGGAACACCACCTTCTCCTGAAAGAGCGCGTGAGTGCCGACCACGATGTCTATGGAACCGTCCTCAAGCCCGGCGAGTGTCGCCGCGCGCTCCCGGCCTTTTTCGCGACCCGTCAGCACTGCCAGCCGCATGCCCGCGCGCTCGGCCAAAGGTGCAATGGTCGCCAGATGCTGGCGCGCAAGGATTTCGGTCGGTGCCATCAGCGCGGCCTGCGCGCCGCTTTCGACGGCGCGCGCCATTGCCAGCAGCGCCACCACCGTCTTGCCCGCGCCGACATCGCCTTGCAGCAGCCGCAGCATGCGTTCGGGTTTGGCGAGGTCGGCATTGATTTCGCCAAGCGCCGTTTCCTGGCTGCGGGTCAGCGAATAAGGCAGGGCGTTGCGCAGCCGCTCGACGATGCGCCCATCGCCTGTAAAGGGTCGCCCCGCCGAGCGCCGCACCCGCGCCCGCACCAAAGCCAGCGCGATCTGGCCCGCAAGAAACTCGTCATAGGCAAGCCGTCGCCAGCCCGCGCTTTCAGGCGAAGTGTCGA
Protein-coding sequences here:
- a CDS encoding ABC-F family ATP-binding cassette domain-containing protein; translated protein: MLIIDDLSLRMAGRLLLDHASVTLPTGTKAGLVGRNGTGKTTLFRAITGDLGAETGSISMPKNTRIGQVAQEAPGTEEPLIEIVLKADTERAALLAEEQTATDPHRIAEIHMRLADIDAHSAEARAATILAGLGFDEEAQKRPASSFSGGWRMRVALAAVLFSQPDLLLLDEPTNYLDLEGTLWLENYISRYPHTVLLISHDRDLLNRAVDSIVHLDQKKLTFWRGGYDQFERQRAEKLVLQEKSRVKQEARRKHLQSFVDRFRAKASKARQAQSRIKALERMETIAAVMDDTVAPFSFPEPVKTVASPIIAIDKAAVGYAPGEPILRHLSLRIDADDRIALLGANGNGKSTFAKLLAGRLKPESGTMTVAPGLKVSIFAQHQLDDLRPEENAYEHVRRMMPDAPEPKVRARVAQFGLATEKMNTPAKDLSGGEKARLLMGLAAFDGPNLFILDEPTNHLDIDSREALVHALNDFPGAVMLISHDRHLIEATVDRLWLVKEGVVRPYDGDLSDYRTEVTGVAADRRERREADKASKADRRREAAARRQALEPLAKEIRATEGLIERLRKRIDAIEDELANPALYDKDPVGATRLAKERSQLGAQLESNEERWLTLSTEYEEGIAE
- the recG gene encoding ATP-dependent DNA helicase RecG — protein: MRPSLLDPLFAPLTSLPGIGAKVAALIAKIVPADTSAREPRIGDLLFTLPHSIIDRRNRPGIAYADEGAIVTLEVLVDRHQPPPRANRSVPYRVYAHDDTGEVTLTFFHAHAAYLEKALPEGERVIVSGRMEWFNGRASMVHPDHIALADAADGLPLVEPVYPLTAGLSPKVLRRAVQAALERLPQLPEWQDPGVMRRQTFPDFASALRRIHNPADPIDTSPESAGWRRLAYDEFLAGQIALALVRARVRRSAGRPFTGDGRIVERLRNALPYSLTRSQETALGEINADLAKPERMLRLLQGDVGAGKTVVALLAMARAVESGAQAALMAPTEILARQHLATIAPLAERAGMRLAVLTGREKGRERAATLAGLEDGSIDIVVGTHALFQEKVVFRDLALAVVDEQHRFGVHQRLAISAKGSAPDLLVMTATPIPRTLVLTAFGDMDVSRLTEKPAGRQPIRTVTMSMNRLDELVGRMTEAVAAGQKVYWICPLVEESEEIKLMSAEDRFASLKPVFGERIGLVHGRMKGAEKDEAMRAFKDGETRVLVATTVIEVGVDVPDATIMVIEHAERFGLAQLHQLRGRVGRGSKPSSCVLLYKEPLGETAKRRMSVMRETEDGFIIAEEDLKLRGEGELLGTRQSGTPGFQVARIEHHADLLEVARDDARLLLSSDPDLLSPRGEAIRLLLYLFGRDEAVRLLRAG